In Podospora pseudocomata strain CBS 415.72m chromosome 4, whole genome shotgun sequence, the genomic stretch aaccaaccaccttcATCACCGGCCACAACTCCTCCGGTCAAGCCATTGTCCAATCCTACAACCCCTTCCAATGGCGCCCctacgacgacaacaaacTCGCCTTTGCGGTCCCCTACACTACCTCCCGCTGCCCTCCCGATCTGAACAATGACACTGATCTCAAGCTCCACCAGTCATTGATCTCAACCCCTGATAAGCTCGGGTTGGTGAACCCCAAGGGCACTGTCCTCCGGTGTGTCGACTTTGCCCCTGGTTATGCCTGCGGTATGCATCGCACCCAGAGCTTGGATTATGGCATCGTgatggaaggggaggtggacatgGTGCTGGATAGTGGGGAGCGGTACAGCTTGAAGAGGGGAGATGTGGCGATCCAGCGGGCTACGCAGCATCAGTGGGTCAATAAAAGTGATACCAAGtgggcgaggatgatgttTGTATTGCAGGATTGTGAGCCGCTTGTTGTGGGCGGGAAGCagatgggggaggatttggggaCCAACTCGGGGTTGCCGCCGAGTAACAATTAGCCTGAAGGCTCAACGAGTAGGCGGGGATATCCAGGCAAATCACGACGTTGACAGGGGGCTACAGCAATGATAAATATGACTTTCAAAGCTTCCCCGAGAAACCATTGTAAACAGACCCAGCTGTCCCCATCCGG encodes the following:
- a CDS encoding hypothetical protein (COG:S; EggNog:ENOG503P3E7), which encodes MGDATSTNTSAQSNDKDNGKLSDLHQPTTFITGHNSSGQAIVQSYNPFQWRPYDDNKLAFAVPYTTSRCPPDLNNDTDLKLHQSLISTPDKLGLVNPKGTVLRCVDFAPGYACGMHRTQSLDYGIVMEGEVDMVLDSGERYSLKRGDVAIQRATQHQWVNKSDTKWARMMFVLQDCEPLVVGGKQMGEDLGTNSGLPPSNN